From Eptesicus fuscus isolate TK198812 chromosome 13, DD_ASM_mEF_20220401, whole genome shotgun sequence, the proteins below share one genomic window:
- the IL18BP gene encoding interleukin-18-binding protein isoform X4, whose amino-acid sequence MSVMSCGSPGGRERGRPNAGRPNAAASRGQRAKNTSSWHIMATRQNWTPDSSPLWFLFLCTHIVSHLARATPVPQVVTAATVSAGITEDPAPSHPSTLPATKRCPALEVTWPEDGISPNGTLTLSCTACSRFHHFSILYWLGNGSFIEHLPDRLWEGSTSWERRGASTQLKKALVLEELSPVLLNTNFSCVFTDPEYTVQRHVVLAHLLRMGAAFTQAAQP is encoded by the exons ATGAGCGTGATGAGCTGCGGGTCCCCGGGAGGCCGCGAGCGAGGGAGACCCAATGCAGGGAGACCCAATGCGGCTGCCTCTCGGGGGCAGAG AGCCAAGAACACCAGCTCCTGGCACATCATGGCCACCAGACAGAACTGGACACCAG ACTCCAGCCCTTTGTGGTTCCTGTTCCTGTGTACCCACATCGTCTCCCATTTGGCGAGAGCCACACCTGTACCCCAGGTCGTCACAGCTGCTACAGTCTCAGCTGGGATCACAGaagaccccgccccctcccacccctcaacGCTTCCAGCAACTAAGCGGTGCCCAGCATTGGAGGTGACCTGGCCAGAAGATGGAATCTCACCAA ATGGAACGCTGACTCTGTCCTGTACCGCCTGTAGCCGCTTCCACCACTTCAGCATCCTCTACTGGCTGGGCAACGGTTCTTTCATCGAGCACCTCCCAGACCGGCTATGGGAGGGCAGcaccag CTGGGAGCGCAGGGGTGCCAGCACTCAGCTGAAGAAGGCCTTGGTGCTGGAGGAGTTGAGCCCCGTCTTGCTCAACACCAACTTCTCTTGTGTTTTCACGGATCCTGAGTACACTGTCCAGCGCCACGTTGTCCTGGCCCATCTCTTG
- the IL18BP gene encoding interleukin-18-binding protein isoform X3 codes for MSVMSCGSPGGRERGRPNAGRPNAAASRGQRAKNTSSWHIMATRQNWTPDSSPLWFLFLCTHIVSHLARATPVPQVVTAATVSAGITEDPAPSHPSTLPATKRCPALEVTWPEDGISPNGTLTLSCTACSRFHHFSILYWLGNGSFIEHLPDRLWEGSTSWERRGASTQLKKALVLEELSPVLLNTNFSCVFTDPEYTVQRHVVLAHLLAGLRTVMTPDSRSLQRVPSASPS; via the exons ATGAGCGTGATGAGCTGCGGGTCCCCGGGAGGCCGCGAGCGAGGGAGACCCAATGCAGGGAGACCCAATGCGGCTGCCTCTCGGGGGCAGAG AGCCAAGAACACCAGCTCCTGGCACATCATGGCCACCAGACAGAACTGGACACCAG ACTCCAGCCCTTTGTGGTTCCTGTTCCTGTGTACCCACATCGTCTCCCATTTGGCGAGAGCCACACCTGTACCCCAGGTCGTCACAGCTGCTACAGTCTCAGCTGGGATCACAGaagaccccgccccctcccacccctcaacGCTTCCAGCAACTAAGCGGTGCCCAGCATTGGAGGTGACCTGGCCAGAAGATGGAATCTCACCAA ATGGAACGCTGACTCTGTCCTGTACCGCCTGTAGCCGCTTCCACCACTTCAGCATCCTCTACTGGCTGGGCAACGGTTCTTTCATCGAGCACCTCCCAGACCGGCTATGGGAGGGCAGcaccag CTGGGAGCGCAGGGGTGCCAGCACTCAGCTGAAGAAGGCCTTGGTGCTGGAGGAGTTGAGCCCCGTCTTGCTCAACACCAACTTCTCTTGTGTTTTCACGGATCCTGAGTACACTGTCCAGCGCCACGTTGTCCTGGCCCATCTCTTG gctgggctgaggacagtcATGACCCCCGACTCAAGAAGCCTCCAGAGGGTTCCCTCTGCCTCACCATCCTGA